A genomic window from Ischnura elegans chromosome 10, ioIscEleg1.1, whole genome shotgun sequence includes:
- the LOC124166738 gene encoding uncharacterized protein LOC124166738: MPSDLVTKRSPDNGYRRHVDIDASLTTVLQQAVLLGKADWVGKLLNMGGDPLEVGIGDRTALDEAEEMVSNHPEQKMRREILETIKTSVKKISRKRKRQEVANWMGKLEEVLERLLSSELASFKDSTLKGVREAIAVARNELANAAKTVVTTRDAVETMKNEQASVVSSVKTLQLTIAEAREEIASLVSRVNSSLEDMKDGMNSIKQMSSTMHPIGNNKGDINSPTHSHGDNRSEAAAKEDPEAGIPNPQPTVNENAGETIPTEPSQITKKIYDKEYYIEEMMRKTVIMPSSEEAKSKTKNAYENFYDKDSIFSSIIRFLTFQRVSVHVYVGNEGRLGMMISRVTDYDGTEWKGPDFGAMADFETRKAYAVIATAKFLNSFRLAFSLTPLAIFSVFKNKGLPYRQGGDGGRDVEFKGILDTALRITGNGFESGKPLENYIELWVRNRVTQAGKEIYLSALVPCVISQEGSSNGRSKLNRQLPSLLRFFEEHVVAELEKETTKAIERKNSALQ, translated from the exons ATGCCGTCAGACCTAGTTACCAAAAGATCACCCGACAATGGCTATAGAAGACACGTGGACATTGACGCAAGTCTGACGACGGTGCTGCAACAGGCGGTGCTATTGGGAAAAGCTGACTGGGTAGGGAAGCTGTTGAACATGGGAGGTGATCCTTTGGAGGTGGGGATAGGCGATCGCACGGCATTGGATGAGGCCGAGGAGATGGTGTCCAATCACCCGGAGCAGAAGATGAGGCGGGAAATACTGGAGACGATTAAGACTTCTGTCAAGAAAATCTCAAGGAAGCGCAAAAGGCAAGAGGTTGCGAATTGGATGGGGAAGCTAGAGGAAGTACTTGAGCGATTGCTATCTTCAGAGCTTGCTTCTTTTAAGGACTCCACATTAAAGGGTGTTCGAGAAGCCATCGCCGTTGCACGGAATGAGCTCGCCAATGCTGCTAAAACGGTGGTCACTACTCGAGACGCAGTCGAGACAATGAAAAATGAACAAGCTAGCGTCGTCTCCTCGGTCAAAACTCTACAGCTGACAATAGCAGAAGCTAGAGAGGAAATAGCCAGCCTTGTTTCCAGAGTGAATTCCTCACTTGAAGATATGAAGGACGGAATGAACTCGATAAAGCAGATGTCTTCAACGATGCATCCAATCGGAAACAATAAGGGTGATATAAATTCGCCGACCCATTCACATGGAGACAATAGGAGTGAGGCAGCAGCCAAGGAAGACCCAGAGGCTGGTATCCCGAACCCTCAGCCAACTGTCAACGAAAATGCGGGCGAAACTATTCCAACAGAGCCATCGCAGATTACGAAGAAGATATACGACAAAGAATATTACATAGAGGAGATGATGCGTAAGACTGTAATTATGCCATCGAGCGAGGAGGCTAAATCCAAAACGAAGAATGCGTACGAGAATTTTTACGACAAAGACTCCATTTTTTCGAGTATTATTCGATTTCTGACTTTCCAGAGAGTCAGTGTCCACGTCTACGTCGGGAATGAAGGTCGTCTCGGAATGATGATATCCAGGGTGACAGATTACGACGGGACCGAATGGAAAGGGCCCGACTTCGGTGCAATGGCCGACTTTGAAACCCGGAAGGCGTACGCTGTTATTGCAACTGCCAAATTTCTGAATTCCTTTCGTCTCGCCTTCTCCTTGACTCCCCTGGCTATATTTTCTGTGTTCAAGAACAAGGGGTTGCCGTATCGGCAGGGTGGAGACGGGGGTAGGGACGTGGAATTCAAAGGTATCCTGGACACGGCGCTGAGGATTACGGGAAATGGGTTCGAGTCAGGAAAGCCTTTGGAAAACTACATCGAATTATGGGTGCGCAACAGGGTAACTCAAGCAGGCAAGGAAATTTACTTGAGTGCTCTGGTTCCGTGCGTCATCTCTCAAGAAGGATCTTCGAACGGGAGGTCTAAATTGAACCGTCAACTTCCCTCGCTGCTTCGATTCTTCGAAGAACACGTGGTGGCGGAACTAGAAAAAGAGACCACG AAGGCGATCGAGAGGAAAAACTCAGCGCTGCAATAG